A section of the Citrobacter farmeri genome encodes:
- the hupA gene encoding nucleoid-associated protein HU-alpha: MNKTQLIDVIADKAELSKTQAKAALESTLAAITESLKEGDAVQLVGFGTFKVNHRAERTGRNPQTGKEIKIAAANVPAFVSGKALKDAVK; this comes from the coding sequence ATGAATAAGACTCAACTGATTGATGTAATTGCAGACAAAGCAGAACTGTCCAAAACCCAGGCTAAAGCTGCTCTGGAATCCACTCTGGCTGCTATTACTGAGTCTCTGAAAGAAGGCGATGCTGTACAACTGGTTGGTTTCGGTACCTTCAAAGTGAACCACCGTGCTGAGCGCACTGGCCGCAACCCGCAGACCGGTAAAGAAATCAAAATCGCCGCAGCTAACGTACCGGCGTTTGTTTCTGGTAAAGCACTGAAAGACGCAGTTAAGTAA